The following are from one region of the Vulpes vulpes isolate BD-2025 chromosome 14, VulVul3, whole genome shotgun sequence genome:
- the MFSD10 gene encoding major facilitator superfamily domain-containing protein 10 isoform X2, translating into MGWGAGGSCTPRPPIHQQTPQDTRVITVVFLGLLLDLLAFTLLLPLLPGLLESHSRAHDPLYGSWQRGVDWFAAAIRMPAEKRYNSVLFGGLIGSVFSFLQFLLAPLTGAVSDCLGRRPMMLLSLTGLVMSYAVWATSRSFAAFLASRVIGGISKGNVSLSTAIIADLSSPSARSRGMSLGWPSRWASHWAPCLAPHCPRRQCPGSPCSLRSPTCCSCSASCQRRCFQRSGCHRLGCGPLTTNLHCLPGLWSLRRLGLVYFLYLFLFSGLEYTLSFLAHQRFQFSSLQQGKMFFSIGLSMAAVQGAYVRRISPGGEITAVKRAILLLVPAFLLIGWGLTLPVLGLGLLLYSFAAAVVVPCLSSVVADYGSAGQKGTIMGTLRSLGALARAVGPMVAASVYWLAGARVCFTVCSGLFLLPFLLLRKLRPPARTLKAE; encoded by the exons ATGGGCTGGGGAGCCGGAGGCAGctgcaccccgcgcccccccaTCCACCAGCAGACGCCTCAGGACACCCGCGTGATCACTGTGGTCTTCCTCGGCCTCCTGCTGGACCTCCTGGCCTTcactctgctgctgcccctgctgccagGACTGCTGGAGAGCCACAGTCGTGCCCAC GACCCCCTCTATGGCTCGTGGCAGCGAGGTGTGGACTGGTTTGCCGCAGCCATCAGGATGCCAGCAGAGAAGAGGTACAACAGCGTCCTGTTTGGAG GTCTGATTGGCTCCGTCTTCTCCTTCCTGCAGTTCCTCCTGGCACCACTCACGGGGGCAGTCTCTGACTGCTTGGGGAGGCGCCCCATGATGCTGCTGTCCCTG ACAGGTCTGGTCATGTCGTATGCCGTGTGGGCCACCTCGAGGAGCTTTGCAGCCTTCCTGGCTTCCAGGGTGATTGGGGGCATCAGCAAGGGGAACGTCAGCCTCTCCACGGCCATCATCGCTGACCTGAGCTCACCTTCCGCACGCAGCCGAGGCATG TCATTGGGGTGGCCTTCTCGCTGGGCTTCACACTGGGCCCCATGCTTGGCGCCTCACTGCCCTCGGAGACAGTGCCCTGGCTCGCCCTGCTCTTTGCGGTCTCCAACCTGTTGTTCATGTTCTGCTTCCTGCCAGAGACGCTGCTTCCAGAGAAGCGG TTGCCATCGTCTGGGCTGTGGACCCCTGACAACCAACCTCCACTGCCTGCCAGGACTCTGGAGCCTGCGCCGCCTGGGCCTGGTGTACTTCCTCTACCTCTTCCTGTTCTCGGGCCTGGAGTACACGCTCAGCTTCCTTGCCCACCAGCGCTTCCAGTTCAGCAG cctgCAGCAGGGGAAGATGTTCTTCTCCATCGGCCTCAGCATGGCTGCTGTGCAGGGGGCCTACGTGCGGAGGATCAGCCCTGGTGGGGAGATCACAGCTGTGAAGCGG GCCATCCTGCTGCTTGTGCCCGCCTTCCTCCTCATCGGCTGGGGGCTCACACTGCCCGTGCTGGGCTTGGGGCTGCTGCTCTACTCCTTCG CTGCCGCCGTGGTGGTGCCCTGCCTGTCCTCCGTGGTTGCTGACTATG GCTCAGCTGGGCAGAAAGGCACAATCATGGGCACACTGCGAAGCCTGGGCGCCCTGGCTAGGGCGGTGGGACCCATGGTGGCTGCCTCAG TGTACTGGCTGGCGGGGGCCAGGGTCTGCTTTACCGTGTGCTCTGGCCTCTTCCTgctccccttcctgctcctgaggaagctgaggcctcCAGCCCGCACACTCAAGGCCGAGTAG
- the MFSD10 gene encoding major facilitator superfamily domain-containing protein 10 isoform X1 — protein sequence MGWGAGGSCTPRPPIHQQTPQDTRVITVVFLGLLLDLLAFTLLLPLLPGLLESHSRAHDPLYGSWQRGVDWFAAAIRMPAEKRYNSVLFGGLIGSVFSFLQFLLAPLTGAVSDCLGRRPMMLLSLTGLVMSYAVWATSRSFAAFLASRVIGGISKGNVSLSTAIIADLSSPSARSRGMAVIGVAFSLGFTLGPMLGASLPSETVPWLALLFAVSNLLFMFCFLPETLLPEKRAPSITPGFRAAADLLSPLALLRFSAVTHSQDTPAGDRLWSLRRLGLVYFLYLFLFSGLEYTLSFLAHQRFQFSSLQQGKMFFSIGLSMAAVQGAYVRRISPGGEITAVKRAILLLVPAFLLIGWGLTLPVLGLGLLLYSFAAAVVVPCLSSVVADYGSAGQKGTIMGTLRSLGALARAVGPMVAASVYWLAGARVCFTVCSGLFLLPFLLLRKLRPPARTLKAE from the exons ATGGGCTGGGGAGCCGGAGGCAGctgcaccccgcgcccccccaTCCACCAGCAGACGCCTCAGGACACCCGCGTGATCACTGTGGTCTTCCTCGGCCTCCTGCTGGACCTCCTGGCCTTcactctgctgctgcccctgctgccagGACTGCTGGAGAGCCACAGTCGTGCCCAC GACCCCCTCTATGGCTCGTGGCAGCGAGGTGTGGACTGGTTTGCCGCAGCCATCAGGATGCCAGCAGAGAAGAGGTACAACAGCGTCCTGTTTGGAG GTCTGATTGGCTCCGTCTTCTCCTTCCTGCAGTTCCTCCTGGCACCACTCACGGGGGCAGTCTCTGACTGCTTGGGGAGGCGCCCCATGATGCTGCTGTCCCTG ACAGGTCTGGTCATGTCGTATGCCGTGTGGGCCACCTCGAGGAGCTTTGCAGCCTTCCTGGCTTCCAGGGTGATTGGGGGCATCAGCAAGGGGAACGTCAGCCTCTCCACGGCCATCATCGCTGACCTGAGCTCACCTTCCGCACGCAGCCGAGGCATG GCAGTCATTGGGGTGGCCTTCTCGCTGGGCTTCACACTGGGCCCCATGCTTGGCGCCTCACTGCCCTCGGAGACAGTGCCCTGGCTCGCCCTGCTCTTTGCGGTCTCCAACCTGTTGTTCATGTTCTGCTTCCTGCCAGAGACGCTGCTTCCAGAGAAGCGG GCACCCTCCATCACTCCCGGGTTCCGAGCTGCTGCTGACCTGCTCAGCCCCCTGGCCCTGCTCCGATTCTCGGCTGTGACTCACAGTCAGGACACACCTGCTGGAGACA GACTCTGGAGCCTGCGCCGCCTGGGCCTGGTGTACTTCCTCTACCTCTTCCTGTTCTCGGGCCTGGAGTACACGCTCAGCTTCCTTGCCCACCAGCGCTTCCAGTTCAGCAG cctgCAGCAGGGGAAGATGTTCTTCTCCATCGGCCTCAGCATGGCTGCTGTGCAGGGGGCCTACGTGCGGAGGATCAGCCCTGGTGGGGAGATCACAGCTGTGAAGCGG GCCATCCTGCTGCTTGTGCCCGCCTTCCTCCTCATCGGCTGGGGGCTCACACTGCCCGTGCTGGGCTTGGGGCTGCTGCTCTACTCCTTCG CTGCCGCCGTGGTGGTGCCCTGCCTGTCCTCCGTGGTTGCTGACTATG GCTCAGCTGGGCAGAAAGGCACAATCATGGGCACACTGCGAAGCCTGGGCGCCCTGGCTAGGGCGGTGGGACCCATGGTGGCTGCCTCAG TGTACTGGCTGGCGGGGGCCAGGGTCTGCTTTACCGTGTGCTCTGGCCTCTTCCTgctccccttcctgctcctgaggaagctgaggcctcCAGCCCGCACACTCAAGGCCGAGTAG